One Microcebus murinus isolate Inina chromosome 7, M.murinus_Inina_mat1.0, whole genome shotgun sequence genomic region harbors:
- the FURIN gene encoding furin has protein sequence MELRPWLLWVVAAAGALVLLAAEARAQKVFTNTWAVHIPGGPAVADGVARKHGFLNLGQIFGDYYHFWHRAVTKRSLSPHRPRHSRLQREPQVQWLEQQVAKRRTKRDVYQEPTDPKFPQQWYLSGVTQRDLNVKEAWAQGYTGRGIVVSILDDGIEKNHPDLAGNYDPGASFDVNDQDPDPQPRYTQMNDNRHGTRCAGEVAAVANNGVCGVGVAYNARIGGVRMLDGEVTDAVEARSLGLNPNHIHIYSASWGPEDDGKTVDGPARLAEEAFFRGVSQGRGGLGSIFVWASGNGGREHDSCNCDGYTNSIYTLSISSATQLGNVPWYSEACSSTLATTYSSGNQNEKQIVTTDLRQKCTESHTGTSASAPLAAGIIALTLEANKNLTWRDMQHLVVQTSKPAHLNANDWATNGVGRKVSHSYGYGLLDAGAMVALAQNWTTVAPQRKCIIDILSEPKDIGKRLEVRKTVTACLGGPNHITRLEHAQARLTLSYNRRGDLAIHLVSPMGTRSTLLAARPHDYSADGFNDWAFMTTHSWDEDPSGEWVLEIENTSEANNYGTLTKFTLVLYGTAPEGLPTPPESSGCKTLTSSQACVVCEEGFSLHQKSCVQHCPPGFAPQVLDTHYSTENDVETIRASVCAPCHPSCATCQGPAPTDCLSCPSHASLDPVEQTCSRQSQSSRESPPQQQPPPRPPLEVGTEPRLRAGQLPSHLPEVVAGLGCAFIVLVFVTVFLVLQLRSGFSFRGVKVYTMDRGLISYKGLPPEAWQEECPSDSDEDEGRGERTAFIKDQSAL, from the exons ATGGAGCTGAGGCCCTGGTTGCTATGGGTGGTAGCAGCAGCAGGAGCCTTGGTCCTGCTGGCAGCCGAGGCCCGGGCCCAGAAGGTCTTCACCAACACGTGGGCCGTGCACATCCCTGGAGGCCCGGCAGTGGCTGACGGCGTGGCACGGAAGCATGGGTTCCTCAACCTGGGCCAG ATCTTCGGCGACTATTACCACTTCTGGCATCGAGCAGTGACAAAGCGGTCCCTGTCGCCTCACCGCCCGCGGCACAGCCGGCTGCAGAGGGAGCCTCAA gtacAGTGGCTGGAGCAGCAGGTGGCAAAGCGGCGGACCAAACGGGACGTGTACCAGGAGCCCACGGACCCCAAGTTTCCCCAGCAGTGGTACCTG TCGGGCGTCACTCAGCGGGACCTGAATGTGAAGGAGGCCTGGGCCCAGGGCTACACGGGGCGCGGCATCGTGGTCTCCATCCTGGACGATGGCATCGAGAAGAACCACCCGGACTTGGCAGGCAATTAT GACCCTGGGGCCAGTTTCGATGTCAACGACCAAGACCCTGACCCCCAGCCTCGGTACACGCAGATGAATGACAACAG GCACGGCACACGGTGTGCAGGCGAAGTGGCCGCAGTGGCCAACAACGGTGTCTGCGGCGTAGGCGTGGCCTACAATGCCCGCATTGGAG GGGTGCGCATGCTGGACGGCGAGGTCACGGACGCGGTGGAGGCACGCTCGCTGGGCCTGAACCCCAACCACATCCACATCTACAGCGCCAGCTGGGGCCCCGAGGACGACGGCAAGACGGTGGACGGGCCGGCGCGCCTGGCCGAGGAGGCCTTCTTCCGGGGCGTGAGCCAG GGCCGAGGGGGGCTGGGCTCCATCTTTGTCTGGGCCTCGGGGAACGGGGGCCGGGAACATGACAGCTGCAACTGCGACGGCTACACCAACAGCATCTACACGCTGTCCATCAGCAGCGCCACGCAGCTCGGCAACGTGCCCTGGTACAGCGAGGCCTGCTCGTCCACCCTGGCCACGACCTACAGCAGCGGCAACCAGAACGAGAAGCAGATC GTGACCACTGACTTGCGGCAGAAGTGCACAGAGTCTCACACAGGCACCTCCGCCTCCGCCCCCTTGGCAGCTGGCATTATCGCTCTCACTCTGGAGGCCAA TAAGAACCTCACCTGGCGGGACATGCAGCACCTGGTGGTACAGACCTCAAAGCCAGCCCACCTTAATGCCAACGACTGGGCCACCAACGGCGTGGGCCGGAAAG tgAGTCACTCGTATGGCTACGGGCTGCTGGACGCAGGAGCCATGGTGGCCCTGGCCCAGAACTGGACCACGGTGGCGCCCCAGCGGAAGTGCATCATCGACATCCTCTCTGAGCCGAA GGACATCGGGAAACGGCTGGAGGTGCGGAAGACGGTGACCGCGTGCCTGGGCGGGCCCAACCACATCACGCGGCTGGAGCACGCTCAGGCGCGCCTCACCCTGTCCTACAATCGCCGTGGCGACCTGGCCATCCACCTGGTCAGCCCCATGGGCACCCGTTCCACGCTGCTGGCCGCCAG GCCACACGACTACTCCGCGGATGGGTTTAATGACTGGGCCTTCATGACAACCCATTCCTGGGACGAGGATCCCTCTGGCGAGTGGGTCCTGGAGATCGAAAACACCAGCGAAGCCAACAACTATG GGACGCTGACCAAGTTCACCCTCGTGCTGTACGGCACGGCCCCCGAGGGGCTGCCGACGCCGCCCGAGAGCAGCGGCTGCAAGACTCTCACGTCCAGCCAGGCCTGCGTGG TCTGCGAGGAAGGCTTCTCCCTGCACCAGAAGAGCTGTGTCCAGCACTGCCCGCCGGGCTTCGCTCCCCAAGTCCTCGACACGCACTACAGCACCGAGAACGACGTGGAGACCATCCGGGCCAGCGTCTGTGCCCCCTGCCACCCCTCGTGTGCCACCTGCCAGGGGCCGGCCCCCACGGACTGCCTCAGCTGCCCCAGCCACGCCTCCCTGGACCCCGTGGAGCAGACCTGCTCCCGGCAAAGCCAGAGCAGCCGGGAGTCCCCGCCACAGCAGCAGCCGCCCCCCCGGCCACCCCTGGAGGTGGGGACGGAGCCGCGGCTGCGGGCAGGGCAGCTGCCCTCGCACCTGCCCGAGGTGGTGGCCGGCCTGGGCTGCGCCTTCATCGTGCTGGTCTTCGTCACTGTCTTCCTGGTCCTGCAGCTGCGCTCAGGCTTCAGCTTCCGGGGCGTGAAGGTGTACACCATGGACCGCGGCCTCATCTCCTACAAGGGGCTGCCGCCCGAGGCCTGGCAGGAGGAGTGCCCGTCCGACTCGGACGAGGACGAGGGCCGGGGCGAGAGGACCGCCTTCATCAAAGACCAGAGCGCCCTTTGA